A region from the Pseudonocardia petroleophila genome encodes:
- a CDS encoding YnfA family protein yields MLIARSVGLFVVAALFEIGGAWLVWQGVREHRGWVWIGAGVIALGAYGFVATLQPDAQFGRILAAYGGVFVAGSLLWGVVADGYRPDRYDVVGALVCLAGVAVIMYAPRAG; encoded by the coding sequence GTGCTGATCGCCCGGTCCGTCGGCCTGTTCGTGGTCGCCGCCCTGTTCGAGATCGGCGGGGCCTGGCTGGTCTGGCAGGGCGTGCGCGAGCACCGGGGGTGGGTCTGGATCGGCGCCGGGGTGATCGCGCTCGGCGCCTACGGGTTCGTCGCCACCCTGCAGCCCGACGCCCAGTTCGGCCGGATACTGGCCGCCTACGGGGGCGTGTTCGTGGCCGGGTCGCTGCTGTGGGGAGTGGTCGCCGACGGCTACCGGCCCGACCGCTACGACGTCGTCGGCGCGCTGGTCTGCCTGGCCGGGGTCGCGGTGATCATGTACGCGCCCCGGGCGGGCTGA
- a CDS encoding ATP-binding protein encodes MGEPLRQLLPAEPTSAAAARAALGAWLAPLPWPEDVAQDLVFAASEAVANCIDHAYAEPTTAPDAIVLLAREVDDDDRVCVEVTVTDRGRWRDPPADPRFRGRGIAMMRALTDTVTLHHDDDGTTVLLRCWRPGG; translated from the coding sequence ATGGGCGAACCGTTGCGGCAGCTGCTGCCCGCCGAGCCCACCTCCGCCGCCGCCGCCCGTGCCGCGCTGGGCGCCTGGCTGGCCCCGCTCCCGTGGCCCGAGGACGTGGCCCAGGACCTCGTCTTCGCCGCGAGCGAGGCCGTCGCGAACTGCATCGACCACGCCTACGCCGAGCCCACCACCGCACCCGACGCGATCGTCCTGCTCGCCCGTGAGGTCGACGACGACGACCGGGTCTGCGTCGAGGTCACCGTCACCGACCGCGGCCGCTGGCGCGACCCGCCCGCCGACCCGCGGTTCCGCGGCCGCGGCATCGCGATGATGCGGGCGCTCACCGACACGGTGACGCTGCACCACGACGACGACGGCACCACCGTCCTGCTCCGCTGCTGGCGTCCCGGCGGGTGA
- a CDS encoding STAS domain-containing protein, protein MAQNGGPASTVAVRVVEHAAGVRGIVVTGELDAAEAADVEAAAVGLLTGGTSAVVVDLGGVRYFGSRGLTALLRVQQAAVRSGVGLRVVTGEGNRPVIRPLTITGLDRELAVYPTLAAALGP, encoded by the coding sequence GTGGCTCAGAACGGCGGTCCGGCCTCGACGGTCGCCGTGCGCGTCGTGGAGCACGCGGCCGGGGTGCGCGGGATCGTCGTGACCGGCGAGCTCGACGCGGCGGAGGCCGCCGACGTCGAGGCCGCAGCGGTCGGACTGCTCACCGGCGGCACCAGCGCGGTCGTGGTCGACCTGGGCGGCGTGCGGTACTTCGGTTCACGCGGCCTCACCGCCCTGCTGCGCGTGCAGCAGGCGGCGGTGCGGTCGGGGGTGGGGCTGCGCGTGGTCACCGGGGAGGGGAACCGCCCGGTGATCCGGCCGCTGACGATCACCGGGCTCGACCGCGAGCTCGCCGTGTACCCGACGCTCGCGGCCGCCCTCGGCCCCTAG
- a CDS encoding DUF6457 domain-containing protein has protein sequence MSDTRTAEWLTAARTELGLEDAAEGVQGLDAAAELDALVRDNVDGSAAASTVFLLGLAAGRAADPAVAAHDFTEKLTALARSYDADTDRAEAPNDQSRRA, from the coding sequence GTGTCTGACACCCGCACCGCCGAATGGCTCACCGCGGCCCGCACCGAACTCGGCCTGGAGGACGCGGCCGAGGGCGTGCAGGGCCTCGACGCGGCCGCCGAGCTCGACGCGCTCGTCCGCGACAACGTCGACGGCTCCGCAGCAGCGTCCACCGTGTTCCTGCTCGGCCTGGCCGCCGGTCGCGCCGCCGACCCGGCGGTCGCCGCGCACGACTTCACCGAGAAGCTCACCGCGCTGGCGCGCAGCTACGACGCCGACACCGACCGGGCCGAGGCCCCGAACGACCAGTCCCGGCGGGCCTGA
- a CDS encoding SRPBCC family protein, translated as MVHVVRTFTVTTEPAKAIEYLADFAHAEAWDPGTQTCVRTDAGPVQVGATWHNTSKILGSTTELDYRLTRLDGEGLELVGENKTATATDVITVRPAPEGSEITYDATVVLHGVAKLGSPLMQLEFEKLGNQTVDGIQRELGAPRV; from the coding sequence ATGGTCCACGTCGTCCGCACCTTCACCGTCACCACCGAGCCCGCGAAGGCGATCGAGTACCTCGCCGACTTCGCGCACGCCGAGGCGTGGGACCCGGGCACGCAGACCTGCGTCCGCACCGACGCCGGCCCGGTGCAGGTGGGTGCCACCTGGCACAACACCTCGAAGATCCTCGGGTCCACCACCGAGCTCGACTACCGCCTGACCCGGCTCGACGGCGAGGGCCTCGAGCTGGTCGGGGAGAACAAGACCGCCACCGCGACCGACGTCATCACCGTGCGTCCGGCGCCGGAGGGGTCCGAGATCACCTACGACGCCACCGTGGTCCTGCACGGCGTCGCCAAGCTCGGCAGTCCGCTGATGCAGCTCGAGTTCGAGAAGCTCGGCAACCAGACCGTCGACGGAATCCAACGCGAACTGGGAGCACCCCGTGTCTGA
- a CDS encoding SRPBCC family protein, which translates to MSTNVTHSIDAAVPVRTAYDQWTQFESFPRFMDGVERIDQLTDTRTHWVTRIAGVEREFDAEITEQHPDERIAWTTENGTHQAGVVTFHRLDDATTRVTLQLDHEPEGVVEKVGDALGIVQRRVKGDMENFKEFIEAGGTGGSWRGDVDAAPQSVTPKAPSTDIGGTA; encoded by the coding sequence ATGAGCACCAACGTCACGCACAGCATCGACGCTGCGGTCCCGGTCCGCACCGCCTACGACCAGTGGACCCAGTTCGAGTCGTTCCCGCGCTTCATGGACGGCGTCGAGCGCATCGACCAGCTCACCGACACCCGGACCCACTGGGTCACGCGGATCGCCGGGGTCGAGCGCGAGTTCGACGCCGAGATCACCGAGCAGCACCCCGACGAGCGCATCGCGTGGACGACCGAGAACGGCACGCACCAGGCCGGTGTGGTCACCTTCCACCGCCTCGACGACGCGACCACCCGCGTCACGCTGCAGCTCGACCACGAGCCCGAGGGCGTCGTCGAGAAGGTCGGCGACGCGCTGGGCATCGTGCAGCGCCGCGTCAAGGGCGACATGGAGAACTTCAAGGAGTTCATCGAGGCGGGCGGCACCGGCGGCAGCTGGCGCGGGGACGTCGACGCGGCCCCGCAGTCGGTCACCCCGAAGGCCCCCTCGACCGACATCGGCGGAACCGCCTGA
- a CDS encoding ribonuclease Z has translation MSARELVVLGTASQAPTRHRNHNGYLLRWDAHGLLFDPGEGTQRQMLLAGVAASAITRICLTHFHGDHCLGLPGVVQRLSLDRVARPVHAHYPASGQEWFDRLRHATPFHDVLDLHEHPITADGPVADDPHVEVRRLDHGIESYGYRVVEPDGRRMLPDRLAAAGIRGPAVRELQRTGSMHGVTLDQVSEPRPGQKAAFVMDTRLCDGVHALAAGVDLLVIESTFLDADADLAHAYGHLTAGQAGAVAARAGVGTLVLTHFSQRYPDPDRFGEEAAAAFGGEIVVARDLQRVPVPPRR, from the coding sequence GTGTCGGCGCGGGAGCTCGTGGTGCTGGGCACCGCGAGCCAGGCGCCGACACGGCACCGCAACCACAACGGCTACCTCCTGCGCTGGGACGCCCACGGCCTGCTGTTCGACCCGGGCGAGGGCACCCAGCGGCAGATGCTGCTGGCCGGGGTCGCCGCCTCCGCGATCACCCGCATCTGCCTGACGCACTTCCACGGCGACCACTGCCTGGGCCTGCCCGGGGTGGTCCAGCGCCTCTCGCTCGACCGCGTCGCGCGCCCCGTGCACGCCCACTACCCGGCGTCCGGCCAGGAGTGGTTCGACCGCCTGCGCCACGCCACCCCGTTCCACGACGTCCTCGACCTGCACGAGCACCCGATCACCGCCGACGGGCCGGTCGCCGACGACCCGCACGTCGAGGTGCGCCGGCTCGACCACGGGATCGAGTCCTACGGCTACCGCGTCGTCGAGCCCGACGGGCGCCGCATGCTGCCCGACCGCCTCGCCGCCGCCGGCATCCGCGGGCCCGCGGTCCGGGAGCTGCAGCGCACGGGGTCGATGCACGGCGTCACCCTCGACCAGGTGAGCGAGCCGCGGCCCGGCCAGAAGGCGGCGTTCGTCATGGACACCCGGCTCTGCGACGGCGTGCACGCGCTCGCCGCAGGCGTCGACCTGCTGGTGATCGAGTCGACCTTCCTCGACGCCGACGCCGACCTGGCCCACGCCTACGGCCACCTCACCGCGGGCCAGGCCGGGGCCGTCGCCGCCCGCGCCGGGGTCGGCACGCTGGTGCTCACCCACTTCTCCCAGCGCTACCCCGACCCCGACCGGTTCGGCGAGGAGGCCGCGGCGGCGTTCGGCGGGGAGATCGTCGTGGCGCGGGACCTGCAGCGCGTGCCGGTCCCGCCGCGCCGCTAG
- a CDS encoding superoxide dismutase — protein MAEYTLPDLPYDYGALDPHIAGEIMELHHSKHHQTYVNGLNDTLEKLAAARESGEFGAIVGLEKALAFNLGGHVNHSLFWKNLSPDGGGKPTGELAAAIDETFGSFDAFQAQFTAASTTIQGSGWGVLAYDPLGQRLHILQLWDQQANVPVGVVPIVMLDMWEHAFYLQYKNVKPDYVKAWWNVVNWADAAERFAAAR, from the coding sequence GTGGCCGAGTACACGCTTCCCGACCTCCCCTACGACTACGGCGCGCTGGATCCCCACATCGCGGGCGAGATCATGGAGCTGCACCACTCCAAGCACCACCAGACCTACGTCAACGGCCTCAACGACACCCTCGAGAAGCTGGCCGCCGCCCGCGAGAGCGGCGAGTTCGGCGCGATCGTGGGCCTGGAGAAGGCCCTCGCGTTCAACCTCGGCGGGCACGTCAACCACTCGCTGTTCTGGAAGAACCTCTCCCCCGACGGCGGCGGGAAGCCCACCGGCGAGCTGGCCGCCGCGATCGACGAGACCTTCGGCTCGTTCGACGCCTTCCAGGCCCAGTTCACCGCCGCCTCGACCACCATCCAGGGGTCGGGCTGGGGCGTGCTGGCCTACGACCCGCTCGGGCAGCGCCTGCACATCCTGCAGCTGTGGGACCAGCAGGCGAACGTGCCGGTCGGCGTCGTGCCGATCGTCATGCTCGACATGTGGGAGCACGCGTTCTACCTGCAGTACAAGAACGTGAAGCCGGACTACGTGAAGGCCTGGTGGAACGTCGTGAACTGGGCCGACGCCGCGGAGCGGTTCGCCGCAGCGCGCTAG
- a CDS encoding HAD family hydrolase, whose protein sequence is MITAVVWDMDGTLLDSIDAIAAAFAAAAGRGPIPPAEVERLFRLPTPEAILADLTGRPTGVDAFYRALAAEAAHVRPYPGIRVALTALTVPTGVFTGSNAVATDILLRATGLRDLFGTVVAGDDVDRRKPDPAGLELACRRLGVPAGSALYVGDSATDLETARRAGASPVAAAWGHNHRPGDGDAVVCARPGDVLALLA, encoded by the coding sequence GTGATCACCGCGGTGGTGTGGGACATGGACGGCACGCTGCTCGACTCGATCGACGCCATCGCCGCGGCCTTCGCGGCCGCGGCCGGGCGCGGGCCGATCCCGCCCGCCGAGGTGGAGCGGCTGTTCCGGCTGCCGACGCCGGAGGCGATCCTCGCCGACCTGACCGGGCGCCCGACCGGCGTCGACGCCTTCTACCGCGCGCTCGCCGCCGAGGCCGCGCACGTCCGGCCGTACCCGGGGATCCGCGTGGCGCTCACCGCGCTCACCGTGCCGACGGGGGTGTTCACCGGGTCGAACGCGGTCGCCACCGACATCCTGCTGCGCGCGACCGGCCTGCGGGACCTGTTCGGCACCGTCGTCGCCGGCGACGACGTCGACCGGCGCAAACCCGACCCCGCCGGGCTGGAGCTGGCGTGCCGGCGGCTCGGCGTGCCCGCCGGATCGGCGCTGTACGTGGGCGACTCGGCGACCGACCTGGAGACCGCGCGGCGCGCCGGGGCGTCGCCGGTCGCGGCGGCGTGGGGGCACAACCACCGGCCCGGCGACGGCGACGCTGTCGTCTGCGCCCGTCCCGGCGACGTCCTCGCGCTGCTGGCGTGA
- a CDS encoding SRPBCC family protein produces the protein MSRFSATTESEAVVAAERSRIWAVLTDPVLLPQLTPLLKKIETDGDHWRWHLVGLSVLGVGISPVFTEEMTFDAGDGDGHRIDYTHAPPPGSRESTGAEGWYVLTDEPGGTRLAISLGLSVELPLPRLAAPAVTAVMKETMQRMGDRFSANLLRHLGVPAR, from the coding sequence ATGAGCCGCTTCTCCGCGACCACCGAGTCGGAGGCCGTCGTGGCCGCCGAGCGATCCCGGATCTGGGCGGTCCTGACCGATCCCGTCCTGCTGCCGCAGCTGACGCCGCTGCTGAAGAAGATCGAGACCGACGGCGACCACTGGCGGTGGCACCTCGTCGGGCTCTCGGTGCTGGGCGTCGGGATCAGCCCGGTGTTCACCGAGGAGATGACCTTCGACGCCGGTGACGGCGACGGCCACCGCATCGACTACACCCACGCCCCGCCGCCCGGATCGCGCGAGAGCACCGGGGCCGAGGGCTGGTACGTCCTCACCGACGAGCCCGGCGGGACGCGGCTCGCGATCAGCCTCGGCCTGAGCGTCGAGCTGCCGCTCCCGCGGCTGGCGGCCCCGGCCGTCACCGCGGTGATGAAGGAGACGATGCAGCGGATGGGGGATCGGTTCTCGGCCAACCTGCTCCGTCATCTCGGGGTCCCGGCCCGGTAG
- a CDS encoding Lrp/AsnC family transcriptional regulator encodes MAGPLAVLDRRIVGALQVDGRAPWERIAAALGEPEGTVARHGLALLADGGVQVIGVPAPEAGTVVHLRCGPGQERVAALALARRRDTRWAHLLAGPAGGVAEIGCPPERLARLVGDELPRLPGLVDATADTVLRYVRTEDEWRPGLLAPEECEALTEHLPPPGDAPFGETKELGPTDRMLLTALQFDARRGDDELAEVTGLSRSAVPRRVDRLRRDGRLRIRVVVDPARLGFGLRAVVRASAAPRDVAAVAAGLRREPWVLRACRTTGDRPLLAEVAVPGVDALHDLTTDAPWLDRVTALDTAVVVGTVKDGGLFAPPPD; translated from the coding sequence GTGGCCGGGCCCCTCGCCGTGCTCGACCGGCGCATCGTCGGGGCGCTGCAGGTCGACGGCCGCGCGCCGTGGGAGCGGATCGCCGCCGCGCTCGGTGAGCCGGAGGGCACCGTCGCCCGGCACGGGCTGGCCCTGCTGGCCGACGGCGGCGTGCAGGTCATCGGGGTGCCCGCCCCGGAGGCGGGCACGGTCGTGCACCTGCGCTGCGGCCCGGGCCAGGAGCGGGTGGCGGCGCTGGCCCTCGCGCGGCGCCGCGACACCCGCTGGGCCCACCTGCTGGCCGGACCGGCCGGCGGGGTCGCCGAGATCGGCTGCCCGCCCGAGCGACTGGCCCGGCTCGTCGGGGACGAACTGCCCCGGCTGCCCGGTCTCGTCGACGCCACGGCGGACACGGTGCTGCGCTACGTCCGCACCGAGGACGAGTGGCGCCCCGGCCTGCTCGCGCCCGAGGAGTGCGAGGCCCTCACCGAGCACCTGCCCCCGCCGGGCGACGCGCCGTTCGGGGAGACCAAGGAGCTCGGCCCCACCGACCGCATGCTCCTCACCGCCCTGCAGTTCGACGCCCGTCGCGGCGACGACGAGCTCGCCGAGGTCACCGGGCTCTCCCGCAGCGCGGTGCCCCGGCGGGTCGACCGCCTGCGCCGCGACGGCCGGCTCCGGATCCGCGTCGTCGTCGACCCCGCCCGGCTCGGTTTCGGCCTGCGCGCGGTGGTGCGGGCGTCGGCGGCGCCGCGGGACGTGGCCGCCGTCGCGGCCGGGCTGCGGCGGGAGCCGTGGGTGCTGCGGGCGTGCCGGACGACCGGCGACCGGCCGCTGCTCGCCGAGGTCGCGGTGCCCGGGGTCGACGCGCTGCACGACCTCACCACAGACGCCCCGTGGCTCGACCGCGTCACGGCCCTGGACACGGCGGTGGTGGTGGGGACGGTGAAGGACGGCGGCCTCTTCGCCCCGCCCCCCGACTGA
- a CDS encoding HNH endonuclease signature motif containing protein: MAGDTLRDAHQHLAAALDDLDAATTHASENDLISLLTLCEGLTRRVEAISSAAVAVLDDRGTFLSRGYPNTAAAVSDLLSWDHRHARSFTAAATDVHARTTLSGEQLPARMPATAAAFDAGVIGWRHVEVIHRVLGTRAAERLTTSAWTGAEAQLADYAQQAKPGQLLSFGTLLIDRLDQDGPEPDDAPPPVNELRLVRHRGGAGGSIKGRFEDPMLYDAIAAVIDAKARPLTADDDRTAPQRQAEALADVCGYVLDHGDDLPETGGRRPHLTVIIRLEDLEQRARGAMLEFGGTITPATLRTLACDAGVVPIVMNGDSQPLDVGREKRTIPDGLRKAITVRDRGCAHPGCDRPPSWCDVHHVDHWGREGPTELNNLVMLCKAHHRQIHHSDWTVRIRDGLPEFLPPRWIDPTQKPRRKILVL; encoded by the coding sequence ATGGCCGGCGACACCCTCCGAGACGCGCACCAGCACCTCGCTGCCGCACTCGACGACCTCGACGCCGCCACCACCCACGCCTCCGAGAACGACCTCATCTCCCTGCTGACCCTCTGCGAGGGCCTCACCCGGCGGGTCGAGGCGATCTCCAGTGCCGCTGTGGCCGTTCTCGACGACCGGGGCACGTTCCTGTCCCGTGGCTATCCGAACACCGCTGCTGCGGTGTCAGACCTACTGTCCTGGGACCACCGCCACGCCCGGTCCTTCACCGCCGCCGCCACCGACGTCCACGCCCGCACCACCCTCAGCGGGGAACAGCTCCCCGCGCGGATGCCCGCCACCGCCGCCGCGTTCGACGCAGGAGTGATCGGGTGGCGGCACGTCGAGGTGATCCACCGTGTGCTGGGCACCCGGGCTGCCGAACGGCTCACCACATCAGCGTGGACCGGCGCAGAGGCACAGCTCGCCGACTACGCCCAGCAGGCCAAGCCCGGACAACTGCTCAGCTTCGGCACCCTGCTGATCGACCGGTTGGATCAGGACGGGCCCGAACCCGACGACGCCCCGCCCCCGGTGAACGAGCTGCGCCTGGTCCGGCACCGCGGCGGCGCCGGTGGGTCGATCAAGGGCCGGTTCGAAGACCCCATGCTCTACGACGCCATCGCCGCCGTGATCGACGCGAAGGCCAGGCCGTTGACCGCCGACGACGACCGGACCGCCCCGCAACGGCAGGCCGAAGCGCTGGCCGACGTGTGCGGGTACGTCCTCGACCACGGCGACGACCTCCCCGAGACCGGCGGCCGCCGCCCCCACCTCACCGTGATCATCCGGTTGGAGGACCTGGAACAGCGAGCCCGGGGCGCCATGCTGGAGTTCGGCGGCACCATCACCCCCGCCACCCTCCGGACGCTGGCCTGCGACGCCGGAGTCGTCCCCATCGTCATGAACGGCGACAGCCAACCCCTCGACGTGGGACGCGAGAAGCGCACCATCCCCGACGGGCTCCGCAAAGCCATCACCGTCAGAGACCGCGGCTGCGCGCACCCCGGATGCGACCGACCACCCTCCTGGTGCGACGTCCACCACGTCGACCACTGGGGACGAGAAGGACCCACGGAGCTCAACAACCTGGTCATGCTGTGCAAAGCCCACCACCGCCAGATCCACCACTCGGACTGGACCGTCCGGATCCGCGACGGGCTACCGGAGTTCCTCCCACCCCGATGGATCGACCCCACCCAGAAGCCCCGCCGGAAGATCCTCGTCCTCTGA
- a CDS encoding SRPBCC family protein — translation MRYADGPVVEGSVHVAAPPERVWELVSDIHLIASLSGEVRSVEWLDGDGAATVGRAFRGTSFHRAVGEWSTTSRIVSCEEPRAFGWDVEDPQNPSASWRFELTPRDGGTDLRQWARLGPGPSFLCVAIERMPEKEERIVAGRLREWQAGIEANLAAIKERAENP, via the coding sequence ATGAGGTACGCGGACGGGCCGGTCGTGGAGGGCAGCGTGCACGTCGCCGCCCCGCCGGAGCGGGTGTGGGAGCTGGTCAGCGACATCCACCTGATCGCGTCCCTGAGCGGCGAGGTGCGGTCCGTCGAGTGGCTCGACGGGGACGGCGCCGCCACCGTCGGCCGGGCGTTCCGCGGAACCAGCTTCCACCGCGCCGTCGGCGAGTGGTCGACGACGTCGCGGATCGTGTCCTGCGAGGAGCCACGGGCGTTCGGCTGGGACGTCGAGGACCCGCAGAACCCGTCGGCGAGCTGGCGCTTCGAGCTCACCCCGCGCGACGGCGGCACCGACCTGCGCCAGTGGGCCCGGCTCGGACCGGGGCCGTCCTTCCTCTGCGTCGCCATCGAGCGGATGCCGGAGAAGGAGGAGCGCATCGTCGCCGGACGGCTGCGCGAGTGGCAGGCCGGGATCGAGGCGAACCTGGCGGCGATCAAGGAGCGGGCCGAGAACCCGTGA
- a CDS encoding LLM class flavin-dependent oxidoreductase yields the protein MRTATTIEASGGDWRETVDFVVEAERIGLDVCWVAEAWGSDAPSALGYLAARTSRIGLGSGVMQVGTRSPVLLAQTALTLADMSGGRFALGLGSSGPQVIEGLHGVPFAHPLGRTRETVEVIRSVFAGERVAHDGRHVRIPLPDGDGRPMRTSTTPNPDIPVYLATLSPRMLALTGEVADGWLGTSFVPEGAAAYLDPLRAGAATAGRSLADLDVCQGAEVAFAADEDELATMVAARKPGLAFSLGGMGTASSNFYFDAYRRQGWGERADRVRALWLAGDRTAAADAVDDDMVLGTTLLGTDDGVRERLAAWRDAGVTTVRLYPAGDSLDARLETLGRAVDLVKAL from the coding sequence GTGAGGACGGCGACGACGATCGAGGCGTCCGGGGGCGACTGGCGCGAGACCGTCGACTTCGTGGTGGAGGCCGAGCGGATCGGCCTGGACGTGTGCTGGGTCGCCGAGGCGTGGGGCTCCGACGCGCCCTCGGCGCTGGGCTACCTCGCCGCGCGCACCTCGCGGATCGGCCTGGGGTCCGGCGTCATGCAGGTCGGCACGCGCAGCCCGGTGCTGCTCGCGCAGACCGCTCTGACGCTGGCCGACATGTCCGGCGGCCGGTTCGCCCTCGGCCTCGGCAGCTCCGGGCCGCAGGTGATCGAGGGGCTGCACGGCGTGCCGTTCGCCCATCCGCTGGGCCGCACCCGCGAGACCGTCGAGGTGATCCGGTCGGTGTTCGCGGGGGAGCGGGTGGCCCACGACGGGCGGCACGTCCGGATCCCGCTGCCCGACGGCGACGGGCGGCCGATGCGCACCTCGACGACGCCGAACCCGGACATCCCGGTCTACCTCGCCACGCTCTCGCCGCGGATGCTGGCGCTGACCGGGGAGGTCGCCGACGGCTGGCTGGGCACGAGCTTCGTGCCCGAGGGCGCCGCGGCCTACCTCGACCCGCTCCGGGCCGGGGCGGCGACGGCCGGGCGGAGCCTGGCCGACCTCGACGTGTGCCAGGGCGCCGAGGTCGCGTTCGCCGCCGACGAGGACGAGCTGGCGACGATGGTGGCCGCCCGGAAGCCGGGCCTCGCGTTCAGCCTGGGCGGGATGGGCACGGCGTCGTCGAACTTCTACTTCGACGCCTACCGCCGCCAGGGGTGGGGGGAGCGCGCCGACCGCGTCCGCGCGCTGTGGCTGGCCGGTGACCGGACGGCCGCGGCCGACGCCGTCGACGACGACATGGTGCTCGGCACGACCCTCCTCGGCACCGACGACGGGGTGCGCGAGCGGCTCGCGGCCTGGCGCGACGCGGGTGTCACGACCGTCCGGCTGTACCCGGCCGGCGACTCCCTCGACGCGCGGCTGGAGACCCTCGGCCGGGCGGTCGACCTGGTGAAGGCGCTCTGA
- a CDS encoding DUF1990 family protein produces the protein MSGVPTPGTRYASTRRIPSGQRTRWSRRSRGTIGRVPVRRDPYRSPALNAPDLAAIVDDLGGRSVNYDEALAPPHVTDGWHQDRWTVELGHEAPGEPEPDGLVAAADALVNGYEFTDPSLLRAVYRYPADVVGRDMLLQGRFAMFRFHMGVRITAELDELREGPDGPERVVGWAYQTLDGHLEQGRLTYEIAKDLTTGRVEFRIDAYSRQSQIRNPLFRVGFGFFGRHTQLRFYRAALERLKDRLPHPPGEPGPDADGLVRVPTGAPPDRAGWAEIHVVHPGR, from the coding sequence GTGAGCGGGGTCCCGACGCCGGGGACGCGGTACGCGAGCACGCGCAGGATCCCGAGCGGCCAGCGGACCAGGTGGTCGAGGCGGAGTAGAGGCACGATCGGACGGGTACCCGTTCGCCGTGATCCTTACCGGAGCCCCGCGCTGAACGCCCCCGACCTGGCCGCGATCGTCGACGACCTGGGCGGCCGGTCCGTCAACTACGACGAGGCGCTCGCTCCCCCGCACGTCACCGACGGCTGGCACCAGGACCGGTGGACGGTCGAGCTCGGTCACGAGGCACCCGGCGAGCCGGAGCCCGACGGGCTGGTCGCCGCGGCCGACGCGCTGGTCAACGGCTACGAGTTCACCGACCCGTCGCTGCTGCGCGCGGTGTACCGGTACCCGGCCGACGTCGTGGGCCGCGACATGCTGCTGCAGGGCCGCTTCGCGATGTTCCGGTTCCACATGGGCGTGCGGATCACCGCCGAGCTCGACGAGCTGCGCGAGGGCCCGGACGGCCCCGAGCGCGTCGTGGGCTGGGCGTACCAGACCCTGGACGGGCACCTGGAGCAGGGACGGCTGACCTACGAGATCGCCAAGGACCTGACGACGGGGCGCGTCGAGTTCCGCATCGACGCGTACTCGCGGCAGTCGCAGATCCGCAACCCGCTGTTCCGCGTCGGGTTCGGGTTCTTCGGCCGGCACACCCAGCTGCGGTTCTACCGCGCGGCGCTGGAGCGGCTGAAGGACCGCCTCCCGCACCCGCCCGGCGAGCCCGGCCCGGACGCCGACGGCCTGGTCCGCGTCCCGACCGGCGCCCCGCCGGACCGCGCGGGCTGGGCCGAGATCCACGTGGTGCATCCCGGCCGCTGA
- a CDS encoding DUF1990 family protein, translating into MESPGDAGDLPSAVPPGLRHDVQYVADGVGSLLHRRYSVVVDGADRGPEVVMAELSRDPNCAVPDAAVFQRSSGRDGPLCVGDEFLIRMPAPWDGPVRVIDVTPLSFRFATLDDHLEAGQIEFRCGTRPDGALTFEIESWARPGDALAHILYNRLPLAKEIQLTVWARTCSAVAEIVGGTVRGGVSVVTRVVDGPTLDALPAGV; encoded by the coding sequence ATGGAGAGCCCCGGTGACGCCGGCGACCTGCCCTCGGCCGTGCCGCCCGGGCTGCGCCACGACGTCCAGTACGTCGCCGACGGGGTGGGGTCGCTGCTGCACCGGCGCTACTCCGTCGTGGTCGACGGCGCCGACCGCGGCCCGGAGGTGGTGATGGCCGAGCTGTCCCGCGACCCCAACTGCGCCGTCCCGGACGCCGCGGTGTTCCAGCGCAGCAGCGGCCGCGACGGCCCCCTGTGCGTCGGCGACGAGTTCCTCATCCGGATGCCGGCCCCCTGGGACGGGCCGGTCCGCGTGATCGACGTGACGCCGCTGTCGTTCCGGTTCGCCACCCTGGACGACCACCTCGAGGCGGGGCAGATCGAGTTCCGCTGCGGGACCCGCCCCGACGGCGCCCTGACGTTCGAGATCGAGTCCTGGGCCCGGCCCGGGGACGCCCTCGCCCACATCCTCTACAACCGGTTGCCGCTGGCGAAGGAGATCCAGCTGACGGTGTGGGCCCGCACCTGCTCCGCGGTGGCCGAGATCGTCGGCGGCACGGTGCGCGGCGGCGTGTCGGTGGTCACCCGGGTGGTCGACGGACCGACGCTCGACGCGCTCCCCGCGGGGGTCTAG